Proteins encoded together in one Syntrophobacterales bacterium window:
- a CDS encoding ABC transporter ATP-binding protein yields the protein MKRPLLNISGLSKSFGGLKAVEGVSFNIEQGEILGLLGPNGAGKTVCFNLISGIYKPTAGQIFLNARRIDGLAPHAIANLGIGRTFQIVKPFANLTVLENVIAARGITRYRSTLKIWSGWKTPAERRGAMNLLEKVGLPELSERRAGLLPLGNLRRLEIARALAVGHKLLLLDESFSGLRHEEIAQLEALIRVIREDGLTVLLIEHNMRVAMGLCDRLVVLEHGSKLTEGTPAEVRANEAVIEAYLGRKGSAHAA from the coding sequence ATGAAACGGCCGTTACTCAATATTTCCGGGCTTTCCAAATCCTTTGGCGGACTGAAGGCGGTGGAAGGCGTCAGCTTCAATATCGAACAGGGTGAAATCCTCGGCCTGCTCGGACCGAACGGCGCCGGCAAAACAGTCTGTTTCAACCTCATCTCCGGCATTTACAAACCCACGGCGGGGCAGATATTTCTGAACGCACGCCGCATTGACGGCCTTGCGCCGCACGCGATTGCCAATCTGGGGATCGGCCGCACCTTCCAGATTGTGAAACCGTTTGCCAACCTGACCGTTCTGGAAAACGTCATCGCGGCCCGCGGAATTACCCGCTACCGGAGCACGTTGAAGATCTGGTCAGGATGGAAGACCCCCGCCGAACGGCGCGGGGCAATGAACCTGCTGGAAAAGGTCGGCCTTCCCGAACTTTCCGAACGCCGGGCCGGCCTTCTGCCGTTGGGGAATCTCCGGAGGCTGGAAATAGCGAGGGCGCTTGCCGTCGGCCACAAACTCCTGCTTTTGGACGAATCATTTTCCGGCCTGCGCCACGAAGAGATCGCCCAGTTGGAAGCGCTGATCCGAGTCATTCGCGAGGACGGCCTGACGGTTTTGCTGATCGAACACAACATGCGGGTGGCCATGGGACTTTGCGACAGGCTGGTCGTCCTGGAGCACGGCAGCAAACTGACCGAAGGGACGCCGGCGGAGGTGCGCGCCAATGAGGCGGTAATCGAGGCATACCTCGGCCGGAAAGGAAGCGCCCATGCTGCTTGA